From the genome of Prevotella herbatica, one region includes:
- the mutS gene encoding DNA mismatch repair protein MutS, with protein MAKDEKGLTPMMKQFFSLKAKHPDALMLFRCGDFYETYCDDAVEASKILGITLTRRNNGGETGSAAMAGFPHHALDTYLPKLIRAGKRVAICDQLEDPKKKREQIKGKKGLSDMDKMVKRGITELVTPGVAMSDNVLNYKENNFLAAVHFGKASCGVSFLDISTGEFITGEGTYDYVEKLLGNFMPKEVLYDRNYKKEFECYFGNKFCVFELDDWVFTEQSAKQKLLKHFGTKSLKGFGVEHLKNGIIASGAIMQYLEITQHTHISHITSLSRIEEEKYVRLDRFTIRSLEIIAPMQDDGSSLLAVIDRTVTPMGGRMLRRWLVFPLKEVHPIQERLDIVEYFFREPEFRQIVDDQLHRVGDLERIISKVAVGRVSPREVVQLKNALDAIRPIKTACLYANNDALKRIGEQLNLCESIKDRIEKEIQPDPPQLVNKGDVIASGYNEELDELRSISRNGKDYLLKIQEKEIEATGISSLKVGYNNVFGYYLEVRNTFKDKVPEEWIRKQTLAQAERYITQELKEYEEKILGAEEKILALETRLFNELIVDMQDFIPQIQINANLLAHNDCLLSFAKISEENRYVRPVIDDSDVIDIKQGRHPVIETQLPLGESYVPNDVYLDTEKQQIMMITGPNMAGKSALLRQTALIVLLSQVGCFVPAESARIGLVDKIFTRVGASDNISLGESTFMVEMTEAANILNNVSSKSLVLFDELGRGTSTYDGISIAWAIVEYLHEHSKARARTLFATHYHELNEMEKNFSRIKNYNVSVKEVDNKVIFLRKLMRGGSEHSFGIHVAEIAGMPRSIVKRANVILKELEADNAGVGGAGKPNTAKIAEHSGDMELSFFQLDDPVLTQIRDEILGLDVNNLTPVDALNKLNDIKKILRGKA; from the coding sequence ATGGCTAAGGACGAAAAAGGACTTACGCCGATGATGAAACAGTTCTTTTCGCTAAAGGCAAAACATCCTGATGCGCTGATGCTGTTTCGTTGTGGCGATTTCTATGAAACATATTGTGATGATGCTGTCGAGGCAAGTAAAATCCTAGGTATTACGCTTACAAGGCGTAATAACGGTGGTGAAACTGGTTCTGCAGCAATGGCAGGATTCCCTCATCATGCATTGGATACCTATTTGCCGAAACTTATTCGCGCCGGAAAGCGTGTGGCTATTTGCGATCAGCTTGAAGATCCCAAAAAGAAGCGTGAGCAGATTAAGGGTAAGAAGGGATTGAGCGATATGGATAAGATGGTGAAACGTGGAATTACAGAACTTGTAACTCCAGGTGTAGCCATGAGTGACAATGTGCTGAACTATAAGGAAAACAACTTCCTTGCCGCTGTGCATTTCGGAAAGGCCTCTTGTGGTGTTAGTTTCCTGGACATTTCTACCGGTGAGTTTATCACGGGCGAAGGAACTTATGATTACGTTGAGAAGTTATTAGGTAATTTTATGCCAAAGGAAGTTCTCTATGACCGTAATTATAAGAAAGAATTTGAATGCTATTTCGGTAATAAGTTTTGTGTTTTTGAACTTGATGATTGGGTGTTTACAGAACAAAGTGCCAAACAGAAGCTTCTTAAACATTTCGGAACAAAGAGCCTTAAAGGTTTTGGAGTTGAACACTTAAAAAATGGTATTATAGCCAGTGGAGCTATTATGCAGTATCTTGAGATAACTCAGCATACTCATATTAGTCATATTACGTCTCTTTCACGAATAGAAGAGGAAAAGTATGTAAGGCTTGACCGTTTTACAATACGTTCTTTGGAGATTATTGCTCCAATGCAGGATGACGGAAGTTCGTTACTTGCTGTGATAGACCGTACTGTTACTCCAATGGGAGGGCGAATGCTGCGAAGATGGCTTGTATTTCCACTAAAAGAGGTTCATCCTATACAGGAACGCCTTGACATTGTGGAGTATTTCTTTAGAGAGCCTGAATTCAGACAGATTGTAGATGACCAATTGCATCGTGTAGGCGATTTGGAACGTATCATATCTAAGGTTGCCGTAGGACGTGTTTCTCCGCGTGAAGTCGTTCAACTAAAGAATGCTCTTGACGCTATTCGCCCAATAAAAACAGCTTGTCTTTATGCCAACAATGATGCGCTGAAACGCATCGGTGAACAGCTGAATCTTTGTGAAAGTATAAAAGACCGTATTGAAAAAGAAATACAACCAGATCCACCGCAGCTTGTAAACAAAGGCGATGTAATAGCTAGCGGATACAATGAGGAACTTGACGAATTGCGATCAATAAGCCGAAACGGTAAGGATTATCTATTGAAGATACAGGAAAAGGAGATCGAAGCCACTGGCATATCAAGTCTAAAAGTGGGATACAACAACGTTTTCGGATATTATCTTGAGGTAAGAAATACGTTTAAGGATAAAGTTCCTGAAGAGTGGATAAGAAAGCAGACGCTGGCTCAGGCAGAACGTTATATTACACAGGAATTGAAAGAATATGAGGAGAAAATTCTGGGTGCTGAAGAAAAGATATTGGCTCTTGAGACAAGATTGTTTAATGAGTTGATAGTTGATATGCAGGACTTTATTCCTCAGATACAGATAAACGCCAACTTGCTTGCTCATAACGACTGTCTTCTTAGTTTCGCTAAAATATCAGAGGAAAATCGCTATGTGCGCCCTGTTATTGATGACAGCGATGTAATAGATATTAAACAAGGAAGACACCCTGTGATTGAGACACAATTGCCTTTAGGCGAGAGTTATGTGCCAAATGACGTGTATCTTGATACTGAAAAACAACAGATAATGATGATTACTGGTCCTAATATGGCTGGTAAATCGGCTCTGTTGCGTCAAACTGCATTGATAGTACTCTTATCCCAAGTAGGATGCTTTGTGCCAGCAGAAAGCGCAAGAATAGGCTTAGTCGATAAAATCTTTACTAGGGTAGGAGCAAGCGATAATATTTCACTTGGTGAATCTACATTTATGGTTGAAATGACTGAGGCTGCCAATATCCTGAATAATGTTTCTTCTAAGAGTCTTGTCTTGTTTGATGAACTGGGGCGAGGAACAAGCACTTATGATGGTATAAGTATAGCTTGGGCTATTGTGGAATATCTGCACGAACATTCAAAAGCTCGTGCACGTACGCTTTTTGCAACTCACTATCATGAACTTAATGAGATGGAGAAGAACTTTTCTCGCATTAAGAATTATAATGTAAGCGTTAAGGAGGTTGATAACAAAGTTATATTCCTTCGCAAGTTAATGCGTGGAGGCAGTGAACATTCATTTGGTATTCATGTTGCCGAGATTGCTGGTATGCCACGTTCTATCGTGAAGCGCGCCAATGTGATATTAAAGGAATTAGAGGCTGATAATGCTGGAGTAGGGGGCGCAGGTAAGCCGAATACTGCAAAGATTGCGGAACACTCAGGCGATATGGAACTGAGCTTCTTCCAACTTGATGATCCTGTGTTGACTCAGATTCGTGATGAGATCTTAGGACTTGACGTTAATAACCTCACTCCTGTTGATGCCTTAAACAAACTGAATGATATCAAGAAGATATTAAGAGGCAAGGCATAG
- the ychF gene encoding redox-regulated ATPase YchF — MALKCGIVGLPNVGKSTLFNCLSSAKAQSANFPFCTIEPNLGVITVPDERLTKLAEIIHPGRIVPATCEIVDIAGLVKGASKGEGLGNKFLGNIRECDAIIHVIRCFDDDNIVREGGMAVDPLSDKGIIDTELQLKDLETIDSQMAKQQKAAAAGNKDAKVLCTVLETYKAILEQGKNAREATFESKDEQQAAHDLFLLTTKPVLYVCNVDETSAKDGNEYSKQVEEIAANEGAEAMIIAAKTEEDIASLETYEDKQMFLEELGLKESGVNRLIKKAYQLLNLQTFITAGEMEVKAWTYHKGWKAPQCAGVIHTDFEKGFIRAEVIKYEDYIKYGTETAIREAGKLGVEGKEYEVQDGDIMHFRFNV; from the coding sequence ATGGCATTAAAATGTGGTATTGTAGGTTTACCAAACGTAGGTAAGTCTACTTTATTTAACTGTCTGTCTAGTGCTAAGGCACAGTCAGCAAACTTTCCTTTCTGTACTATTGAACCAAATCTTGGTGTAATCACCGTTCCAGACGAGCGACTCACCAAACTTGCGGAAATTATTCATCCAGGACGTATCGTACCAGCAACATGTGAAATTGTTGACATAGCTGGACTTGTAAAAGGAGCTAGTAAAGGTGAAGGCCTTGGAAACAAATTCCTTGGTAACATCCGCGAATGTGATGCCATTATACATGTTATCCGTTGCTTTGACGACGACAATATTGTTCGTGAGGGCGGAATGGCTGTAGATCCATTATCAGACAAAGGAATAATCGATACAGAGTTACAGTTGAAAGACCTTGAAACAATAGACTCACAAATGGCTAAACAGCAAAAAGCTGCAGCTGCCGGCAATAAGGACGCAAAGGTGCTTTGCACTGTTCTTGAAACATACAAGGCAATCCTTGAACAGGGCAAAAATGCACGCGAGGCTACCTTTGAAAGCAAAGATGAGCAACAAGCTGCACATGACCTGTTCCTTCTAACCACAAAGCCAGTACTCTACGTTTGTAATGTTGACGAAACTAGTGCTAAAGATGGCAACGAATACTCAAAACAAGTTGAAGAAATTGCTGCAAATGAAGGTGCTGAAGCAATGATTATTGCCGCAAAAACAGAGGAAGACATTGCATCCCTTGAAACATACGAAGACAAACAGATGTTTCTTGAAGAACTAGGATTGAAGGAAAGTGGTGTAAACCGACTGATAAAGAAGGCTTACCAACTACTTAATTTACAGACTTTCATCACCGCTGGAGAAATGGAAGTAAAGGCTTGGACATACCACAAGGGTTGGAAAGCCCCACAGTGTGCCGGAGTTATCCACACAGATTTTGAAAAAGGTTTTATCCGCGCTGAGGTGATCAAATATGAAGATTATATCAAATATGGCACAGAAACAGCCATACGTGAAGCAGGAAAACTAGGTGTCGAAGGTAAGGAATACGAAGTTCAGGATGGCGACATCATGCACTTTAGATTTAACGTATAA
- the lgt gene encoding prolipoprotein diacylglyceryl transferase, translated as MVQLLNYIVWNPDIYAIQIGNWGLRWYSLCWLAGLIGAYFMVKWLFNNQNITTITTTVNGKKVEKNVFDPLFIYCFLGILIGARLGHCIFYQPDYFLTSGQHFIEMFLPIHFMTDGTIKFTGYEGLASHGGTIGLMIALWLYCKNTGVKMWQVLDNIAIATPITACFIRLGNLMNSEIIGKVTSVPWAFIFEKVDKYPRHPGQLYEAIAYAVFFFVGWYFYRVAKKKVGTGFYFGLCITLIFTFRFFIEYTKDIQVNFESGMLINMGQILSIPFVILGIYCMFRSKK; from the coding sequence ATGGTTCAATTATTAAACTACATCGTCTGGAATCCCGATATTTACGCCATTCAAATTGGCAATTGGGGTCTACGCTGGTATTCACTATGCTGGCTTGCCGGACTTATCGGAGCCTATTTTATGGTGAAATGGTTGTTCAACAACCAAAACATAACAACAATCACCACGACAGTAAACGGAAAAAAGGTTGAGAAGAATGTCTTTGATCCCCTCTTCATCTACTGTTTCCTTGGTATTCTCATTGGTGCCAGGTTAGGTCATTGCATATTCTATCAGCCTGATTATTTCCTTACTTCAGGTCAGCATTTCATTGAGATGTTTCTACCGATACACTTCATGACCGATGGTACCATAAAGTTCACAGGTTATGAAGGACTGGCTAGTCACGGTGGAACAATTGGACTGATGATCGCCCTATGGCTATACTGCAAGAATACTGGCGTAAAAATGTGGCAGGTGCTTGATAACATAGCTATTGCAACGCCTATCACAGCATGTTTTATAAGATTGGGAAACCTTATGAACAGTGAAATCATAGGTAAAGTTACATCAGTTCCATGGGCTTTCATCTTCGAAAAGGTAGATAAGTACCCACGCCATCCAGGTCAATTATATGAAGCAATTGCTTATGCGGTGTTCTTTTTCGTAGGATGGTACTTCTATCGTGTCGCAAAGAAAAAAGTCGGTACAGGCTTTTATTTTGGTCTCTGCATAACTCTTATATTCACATTCCGCTTCTTCATTGAATACACAAAAGATATTCAAGTTAATTTTGAGTCAGGAATGCTAATAAACATGGGACAGATTCTAAGCATACCTTTCGTAATATTGGGCATATATTGTATGTTCAGATCTAAGAAATAA
- the dtd gene encoding D-aminoacyl-tRNA deacylase, which produces MRIIIQRVSHASVTIEGNTKSAIKTGYMILLGIEERDSSEDVDWLVKKVIGLRVFDDDNGVMNRSIIDVEGDILVISQFTLFASYKKGNRPSWLRAACHDISIPLYEEFCQKLSTALGRQVGTGEFGADMKVELLNDGPVTIFMDTHNKE; this is translated from the coding sequence ATGAGAATCATTATTCAACGTGTTAGTCATGCATCAGTAACAATAGAAGGCAACACGAAATCAGCTATAAAAACAGGGTATATGATATTACTCGGAATAGAGGAAAGAGACTCATCAGAAGACGTTGACTGGCTGGTAAAAAAAGTGATAGGACTTAGGGTATTTGACGATGATAATGGAGTTATGAATCGCTCTATAATAGACGTTGAAGGAGACATATTGGTGATAAGCCAGTTCACGCTATTTGCTAGCTATAAGAAAGGCAATCGCCCATCATGGCTTAGAGCAGCTTGTCACGACATTTCCATCCCACTCTACGAGGAATTCTGCCAAAAGCTATCCACCGCATTAGGAAGACAAGTCGGCACAGGTGAATTCGGAGCAGACATGAAGGTAGAATTATTAAATGATGGTCCAGTAACAATATTTATGGACACTCATAATAAAGAATAA
- the polA gene encoding DNA polymerase I: MEKLFLLDAYALIFRSYYALIRNPRINSKGLNTSAILGFVNTLNEIITKENPTYLGVAFDHGKTFRHEAFPQYKAQREETPEDITRSVPIIKDILSAFNIPILQVDGYEADDVIGTLALKSGKAGVETYMLTPDKDYGQLIRSNVFMYRPRHGGGYDIIGEKEVQEKYGIPTPHQVIDLLALMGDSADNFPGCPGVGEKTAAKLINEFGSTEELIAHTDRLKGKMREKVESAIEDIKMSKFLATIKIDVPTELNLEELKLQNPDEEKLRSIFNELEFKSLANKILNKNEQKPISVNQELDLFAENPSESKETFENQNFESLKTIAHEYKLIDNQDDAKRLCEFFRTKYILSLDTETTSTNTIDAELVGLCFSVEEKKAFYVAIPSNRKEALEYVNIFKSVYEDENILKIGQNIKYDYEVLKKYGVTLQGKIFDTMLAHYVIQPEIHHNMDFMAETLLGYKTIHIEELIGEKGKNQKSMRDLDPKDVYEYAAEDADITLQLRNVLEPQLKENNVEDLFWNIEMPLIRVLADMELNGVCLDTEALKETSEIFTNRMKQLEQTIYEEAGETFNISSPKQVGDILFGKMHILEKPKKTKTGQYVTSEEVLQSLKGKSPIIEDILNYRGLKKLLGTYIDALPKLINKRTGHIHTSFNQALTATGRLSSSDPNLQNIPVRSEDGKEIRKCFIPEPGCLFFSADYSQIELRIMAHLSKDKNMTEAFREGFDIHAATAAKIWHKDVNEVSPEERKKAKQANFGIIYGITTYGLAQRMNIDNHEARELIDGYFKTFPMVKEYMEKAKEVARAKGYAETIFGRRRYLPDINSKNGTVRGFAERNAINAPIQGSEADIIKIAMIRIWKRFKKENIRSKMILQVHDELNFSVYPDEKRIVEKIVLEEMQGAYNLNVPLIADAGWGKNWLEAH; the protein is encoded by the coding sequence ATGGAAAAATTATTTCTTTTAGACGCTTATGCGCTAATATTCAGATCATACTATGCACTAATACGTAATCCAAGAATAAATTCGAAGGGACTCAACACGTCAGCAATTCTTGGTTTTGTAAATACTCTAAACGAGATAATAACCAAAGAAAACCCTACCTATTTAGGTGTAGCTTTCGATCATGGAAAAACATTTCGTCACGAAGCTTTTCCACAGTATAAGGCACAACGTGAGGAAACTCCTGAAGATATTACACGTAGTGTTCCTATTATAAAAGATATTCTTAGCGCCTTTAACATCCCTATTCTACAGGTAGACGGATATGAAGCCGACGACGTGATTGGAACACTTGCTTTAAAATCTGGAAAAGCTGGTGTTGAAACCTACATGCTAACACCTGATAAAGACTACGGGCAACTAATCCGCAGCAATGTTTTCATGTATCGTCCAAGACATGGTGGAGGATATGATATAATTGGCGAAAAGGAAGTTCAAGAGAAATATGGTATCCCTACTCCACACCAAGTAATTGATTTACTTGCATTAATGGGTGACTCAGCAGATAATTTTCCTGGTTGTCCTGGAGTTGGAGAAAAAACAGCTGCTAAACTAATCAATGAATTTGGATCAACAGAAGAACTCATTGCACATACAGATCGACTTAAAGGAAAAATGCGCGAAAAAGTAGAAAGCGCAATTGAAGATATTAAAATGTCGAAATTCCTTGCAACGATAAAAATTGATGTGCCAACAGAATTAAATCTTGAAGAATTAAAACTTCAAAATCCGGATGAAGAAAAATTGCGCTCAATTTTCAATGAACTTGAATTTAAGTCTCTCGCAAATAAAATTCTAAACAAGAATGAACAAAAGCCAATTTCTGTTAATCAAGAGCTTGATTTGTTCGCAGAAAATCCGAGCGAGAGTAAAGAAACTTTTGAAAATCAAAATTTTGAAAGCCTTAAAACAATAGCTCACGAATATAAACTTATTGATAATCAAGATGATGCTAAAAGACTTTGTGAGTTTTTTAGGACAAAATATATATTAAGTCTAGATACAGAAACTACATCAACCAACACAATAGACGCAGAATTGGTTGGTTTATGCTTTTCTGTTGAAGAAAAAAAAGCATTCTATGTTGCTATTCCGTCAAATCGTAAAGAAGCGTTGGAATATGTTAATATATTCAAATCAGTGTATGAAGACGAGAATATTCTGAAAATCGGTCAAAATATAAAGTACGATTATGAAGTTCTTAAAAAATATGGAGTAACTCTTCAAGGTAAGATTTTCGACACCATGCTTGCCCACTATGTTATCCAACCAGAAATTCATCATAACATGGATTTCATGGCAGAAACTCTTCTTGGATATAAGACCATACATATCGAGGAACTGATCGGCGAGAAAGGTAAAAATCAAAAGTCAATGCGCGACCTAGACCCAAAAGATGTCTATGAGTATGCTGCCGAAGATGCCGACATTACGTTGCAACTCAGAAATGTACTCGAACCCCAACTTAAAGAGAACAATGTTGAGGATTTATTTTGGAATATAGAAATGCCTCTTATTCGCGTTCTTGCTGATATGGAACTCAACGGAGTATGTCTTGACACAGAAGCATTAAAAGAGACATCAGAGATTTTCACTAATCGCATGAAGCAATTGGAACAAACGATATACGAAGAAGCTGGCGAAACTTTCAATATATCAAGTCCAAAGCAAGTTGGTGACATTCTCTTTGGAAAAATGCACATATTGGAGAAACCTAAAAAGACAAAGACGGGACAATACGTGACTAGCGAAGAAGTACTGCAATCACTGAAAGGTAAAAGTCCTATTATAGAAGATATTCTTAACTACCGTGGATTAAAAAAACTTCTCGGTACATACATTGATGCACTTCCAAAGCTTATTAATAAACGTACTGGGCACATACATACTTCTTTCAATCAGGCACTTACAGCTACAGGTCGCCTATCGTCAAGTGATCCAAACTTGCAAAATATTCCTGTAAGGAGTGAAGATGGAAAAGAAATACGCAAATGCTTTATTCCAGAACCAGGATGTTTATTCTTTTCTGCTGACTATTCTCAGATTGAGTTAAGAATAATGGCGCATTTGAGTAAAGACAAAAATATGACAGAGGCTTTTCGAGAGGGCTTTGACATACATGCAGCCACAGCCGCAAAGATTTGGCACAAAGACGTAAATGAGGTATCGCCAGAAGAACGAAAGAAAGCAAAGCAAGCCAATTTCGGTATCATATATGGCATAACAACTTACGGTTTGGCTCAGCGAATGAATATTGACAATCATGAGGCACGAGAACTCATTGATGGTTATTTCAAGACTTTCCCAATGGTTAAAGAATATATGGAGAAAGCAAAAGAAGTAGCCCGTGCAAAAGGATATGCAGAAACTATCTTTGGCCGTCGCAGATATCTGCCTGATATCAATTCAAAAAATGGCACCGTAAGAGGATTTGCAGAACGCAATGCCATCAACGCTCCTATTCAGGGTAGCGAAGCCGATATAATAAAAATCGCGATGATTCGCATATGGAAACGTTTCAAGAAAGAGAACATACGAAGCAAAATGATACTTCAGGTTCACGATGAACTTAACTTCTCTGTATATCCTGATGAAAAAAGGATTGTTGAGAAAATAGTTTTAGAAGAAATGCAGGGAGCATACAACCTCAACGTTCCACTTATCGCCGATGCAGGATGGGGCAAAAACTGGCTTGAGGCGCATTAA
- a CDS encoding nucleotide pyrophosphohydrolase — MTIKEAQEAVDQWIKTYGVRYFSELTNMACLTEEVGELARVIARKYGDQSFKEGEKANVGEEIADIMWVLICLANQTGTDITEELQKSFEKKTKRDVKRHLDNPKLKA, encoded by the coding sequence ATGACAATAAAAGAAGCACAAGAAGCTGTAGACCAGTGGATAAAGACATACGGAGTTAGATATTTCAGTGAACTTACTAACATGGCTTGCCTTACCGAAGAAGTAGGAGAATTAGCTAGGGTTATAGCTAGGAAATATGGTGACCAGAGTTTTAAGGAAGGCGAAAAAGCTAACGTTGGAGAAGAGATTGCCGACATAATGTGGGTACTAATATGTCTAGCTAACCAAACAGGAACTGACATTACAGAAGAACTGCAAAAGAGTTTCGAGAAGAAAACCAAAAGAGATGTCAAGAGACATCTTGACAATCCGAAACTAAAAGCATAA
- the deoC gene encoding deoxyribose-phosphate aldolase — MTEVTSNLDKNSLNVKKDQSKYEEALSKYNTNIDDAEVKAAVKKIIEEKVPQNDTLDVKKFLLGSVELTSLHTTDTEEEILALTESVNRFESEYPDLPHVATICVFPAFTELVSNSLEIDGVEITNVCGNFPSSQSRMEVKIAETQLAIVDGATEIDIVMPVGKFLSGDYESVCDDINEMKQACGDIPMKVILETGDLKNCSNIKIASILSMYAGADYIKTSTGKEKISATPEAAYVMCQAIKEYYDETGIQIGLKPAGGINTVMDAITYYTIVKEVLGEQWLTNKWFRMGTSRLTNLLISEITGKEVNFF; from the coding sequence ATGACAGAAGTTACATCAAATCTTGACAAGAATAGTTTAAATGTCAAGAAAGATCAGAGCAAATACGAAGAAGCTCTTAGTAAGTATAATACAAATATTGACGACGCTGAAGTAAAAGCTGCCGTAAAGAAGATAATTGAAGAAAAAGTACCTCAAAATGACACTCTTGATGTTAAAAAGTTTCTGCTTGGAAGCGTTGAACTAACATCGCTTCACACAACAGACACAGAAGAGGAAATTCTTGCTCTTACAGAGTCTGTAAACAGATTTGAGAGTGAGTATCCAGACCTTCCTCATGTTGCAACAATATGTGTATTCCCTGCTTTCACTGAATTAGTAAGTAATTCACTTGAAATTGACGGTGTGGAAATAACCAACGTATGTGGTAATTTCCCTTCATCACAGAGCAGAATGGAAGTTAAGATAGCAGAAACCCAACTTGCGATCGTTGACGGAGCAACAGAGATAGACATCGTTATGCCTGTAGGAAAGTTTCTAAGTGGTGATTACGAAAGCGTTTGCGACGATATCAACGAAATGAAACAAGCCTGCGGTGATATCCCTATGAAGGTAATACTTGAAACAGGCGACCTTAAGAATTGCAGTAATATAAAGATTGCCTCTATCCTATCAATGTATGCTGGTGCCGACTATATTAAGACATCTACAGGCAAAGAAAAGATAAGTGCAACACCTGAAGCAGCCTATGTAATGTGCCAAGCTATAAAAGAGTACTACGACGAAACAGGAATCCAAATAGGTCTCAAGCCTGCAGGTGGCATAAACACCGTAATGGACGCAATAACCTACTACACAATAGTAAAGGAGGTTCTTGGCGAGCAATGGCTTACAAACAAATGGTTCCGTATGGGAACAAGTCGTCTCACAAATCTACTTATTAGTGAGATCACAGGAAAAGAAGTAAATTTCTTCTAG
- a CDS encoding polyprenyl synthetase family protein, with translation MDYLSLIKQPIVEELNDFIQFFNKSLDHDNGLLSQALNHIKQRAGKRMRPMLILLIAKNFGKVSDTTLHAAVGLELLHTASLVHDDVVDESAERRGQKSVNALYDNKVSVLVGDFILSTALLNVSYTHSEIIVRYLAELGRTLSDGEILQLSNIQNADISEDAYYEIIKGKTAALFEACAAIGAESVGASKEDVLAAKKFGQNIGIIFQIRDDIFDYYNSDEIGKPTGNDMIDGKLTLPAIYALNSTNNEEMIAIARKIKAHQISSDEIARLVDFTKQNGGIDYAEKRMWDFHSECMSFLESRVADEEIRKSLTAYVDYVIKRKL, from the coding sequence ATGGATTATTTATCTCTTATCAAACAGCCTATTGTAGAAGAACTCAACGATTTTATACAATTCTTTAATAAGTCGTTGGATCATGATAATGGACTACTTTCTCAGGCTCTTAATCATATCAAGCAGCGTGCGGGTAAACGTATGCGGCCAATGCTTATATTGCTTATTGCCAAGAACTTCGGTAAAGTATCTGATACAACTCTGCATGCAGCTGTTGGCCTTGAATTGCTTCATACAGCAAGTCTAGTTCATGATGATGTTGTTGATGAAAGTGCTGAAAGGAGAGGGCAGAAGAGTGTTAATGCCCTTTATGATAATAAAGTATCTGTGCTTGTTGGTGATTTTATTCTTTCTACAGCTTTGCTTAATGTATCTTATACTCATTCTGAGATTATTGTAAGATATCTTGCAGAATTAGGTCGTACTCTTTCTGACGGTGAGATATTGCAGTTGAGTAATATACAGAATGCAGATATTTCTGAAGATGCTTACTATGAGATAATTAAGGGAAAAACTGCTGCTCTTTTCGAGGCTTGTGCTGCTATAGGTGCAGAGAGTGTAGGTGCGTCAAAAGAAGACGTTTTGGCAGCAAAGAAATTTGGACAAAACATTGGTATTATCTTCCAGATTAGGGATGATATTTTTGACTATTATAACTCTGATGAGATTGGCAAACCAACAGGAAATGATATGATTGATGGTAAGCTGACCCTGCCAGCTATTTATGCATTGAACTCAACAAACAATGAGGAAATGATAGCAATAGCACGTAAGATTAAGGCCCATCAAATAAGCTCAGACGAAATAGCACGATTGGTTGATTTTACCAAGCAAAACGGTGGCATTGATTATGCAGAGAAGCGCATGTGGGACTTTCATTCAGAATGTATGAGTTTCCTTGAAAGTAGAGTTGCTGATGAGGAAATAAGGAAGTCGTTGACAGCTTATGTTGATTACGTTATAAAAAGGAAATTATAA